A DNA window from Allokutzneria albata contains the following coding sequences:
- a CDS encoding BldC family transcriptional regulator yields the protein MRAAVRPSSERLLTPGEVATLFRVDPKTVTRWATAGRIGSIRTPGGHRRFRESEVNSLLAELTTEAT from the coding sequence ATGCGTGCGGCAGTTCGGCCGTCCAGCGAACGCCTGCTGACCCCAGGCGAGGTCGCGACGCTGTTCCGGGTCGACCCGAAGACGGTGACCAGGTGGGCCACCGCGGGCCGGATCGGTTCGATCAGGACGCCGGGCGGGCACCGCCGGTTCCGGGAGTCCGAGGTGAACTCCCTGCTGGCCGAACTGACCACCGAGGCCACCTGA
- a CDS encoding LysR family transcriptional regulator, whose protein sequence is MELEVRHLRVLLTVADTGSVSRAAATLGLSQPSLSAQLQRIERTMGIPLFERSPSGVEPTAYGRYVLAKARTVLAELEELRSWTAQLEVCEQPMLLRIGAVPGPIAAKLALSLRRAFTSLRPESETEVYSHAEQSSLALLRMIDSDRLDVVVVEQFAGHELPVLPSVRRMELVAVEPVFVALGDQHPLSGKAEIDLADLAEESWIIDPLLDSGESAHLRRACQRAGFEPRIRHHATETTAARSFVASGQCVSLAQATSREGLGIVVRPLVGDPIVRRLDVAWSSERFAENGELVRLAAADAYLGLVEYNDSFARWWETHPEAHPAIG, encoded by the coding sequence ATGGAGCTTGAGGTGCGGCACCTCAGAGTTCTGCTGACCGTCGCGGACACCGGAAGCGTGTCCAGGGCGGCGGCCACCCTGGGGCTGTCCCAACCGTCCTTGTCCGCCCAACTGCAACGCATCGAGCGCACCATGGGCATCCCGCTCTTCGAGCGGTCACCCAGCGGCGTGGAACCGACCGCGTACGGCCGCTACGTGCTGGCCAAGGCGCGCACCGTGCTGGCAGAACTGGAGGAACTGCGGTCCTGGACCGCGCAGTTGGAGGTGTGCGAGCAGCCGATGCTGCTGCGCATCGGGGCGGTGCCAGGACCCATTGCCGCCAAGCTCGCGCTGAGCCTGCGCCGGGCGTTCACCTCGCTGCGCCCGGAGAGCGAGACCGAGGTCTACAGCCACGCGGAGCAGTCCTCGCTGGCACTGCTGCGGATGATCGACTCCGACCGGCTGGACGTCGTGGTCGTCGAGCAGTTCGCCGGGCACGAGCTGCCGGTGCTGCCCTCGGTGCGGCGGATGGAACTGGTCGCGGTGGAGCCGGTCTTCGTGGCGCTCGGCGACCAGCACCCGCTGTCGGGCAAGGCCGAGATCGACCTGGCGGACCTCGCCGAGGAGTCGTGGATCATCGATCCGCTGCTCGACTCGGGGGAGTCGGCGCACCTGCGCAGGGCCTGCCAGCGCGCGGGTTTCGAGCCGAGGATCCGGCACCACGCCACCGAGACCACCGCGGCGCGCAGCTTCGTGGCCAGCGGGCAGTGCGTGAGCCTGGCCCAGGCGACCTCGCGGGAGGGGCTGGGCATCGTGGTGCGGCCGCTCGTGGGCGATCCGATCGTGCGGCGGCTGGACGTGGCGTGGTCGAGCGAGCGGTTCGCGGAGAACGGCGAACTGGTCCGGCTCGCCGCCGCCGACGCCTACCTGGGGCTGGTCGAGTACAACGACAGCTTCGCCCGTTGGTGGGAGACACACCCGGAGGCGCACCCGGCGATCGGCTGA
- a CDS encoding MinD/ParA family ATP-binding protein produces MPTADPTPSGPLPVQNPSGPSGPHQVSGGPSGPYPTGNQSGPYPVQGGPSGPHHVGGGQSGPFPVTGGPSGPYQVQNGPYAQQPPPGYPQQQPPPGYLQQHGYPHPHPQQSQHQPRHQVQDLSSAQLLKQTKRPPQSGWRRAVYVASGHLVNLGESTTDLHRRELIARINQPVQGCYKIAMLSLKGGVGKTTTTASLGSTFSSLRGDRVIAVDANPDRGTLAQKIPLETTATVRHLLRDAGRIRRYSDVRAYTSQGPSRLEVLASEQDPAVSEAFSEDDYRRTVDLLELFYNIVLTDCGTGLMHSAMKGVLDLADSLVIVSSGSIDGARSASATLDWLDAHGYRDLVARSVAVINSVRPRSGKVDLDKLAEHFASRCRAVCMIPFDPHLEEGAEIELDRLAPETRLAMLELGAVVADDFPHAVARARSS; encoded by the coding sequence GTGCCCACGGCCGACCCGACGCCGTCCGGACCGCTGCCCGTGCAGAACCCGTCGGGTCCGTCGGGTCCGCACCAGGTCTCCGGCGGCCCGTCCGGCCCGTACCCGACCGGTAACCAGTCCGGCCCGTACCCCGTGCAGGGCGGCCCCTCCGGACCGCACCACGTCGGCGGCGGGCAGTCGGGGCCGTTCCCGGTCACCGGTGGCCCGTCCGGGCCGTACCAGGTGCAGAACGGGCCGTACGCGCAGCAGCCGCCGCCCGGCTACCCGCAGCAGCAGCCCCCGCCGGGCTACCTCCAGCAGCACGGCTACCCGCACCCGCACCCGCAGCAGTCCCAGCACCAGCCGCGGCACCAGGTCCAGGACCTGTCCTCGGCGCAGCTGCTCAAGCAGACCAAGCGCCCGCCGCAGTCCGGCTGGCGCCGCGCGGTGTACGTGGCCAGCGGTCACCTGGTCAACCTGGGGGAGAGCACCACCGACCTGCACCGCCGTGAGCTCATCGCGCGGATAAACCAGCCGGTCCAGGGCTGCTACAAGATCGCGATGCTCAGCCTGAAGGGCGGCGTCGGCAAGACGACCACCACGGCCAGCCTGGGCTCCACGTTCTCGTCGCTGCGCGGCGACCGGGTCATCGCGGTGGACGCCAACCCCGACCGCGGCACCCTGGCGCAGAAGATCCCGCTGGAGACCACGGCCACGGTGCGGCACCTGCTGCGCGACGCCGGGCGCATCCGCCGCTACAGCGACGTGCGGGCCTACACCTCGCAGGGACCGAGCCGGCTGGAGGTGCTGGCCAGCGAGCAGGACCCGGCGGTGTCGGAGGCGTTCAGCGAGGACGACTACCGCCGCACGGTCGACCTGCTGGAGCTCTTCTACAACATCGTGCTGACCGACTGCGGCACCGGACTGATGCACTCGGCGATGAAGGGCGTGCTCGACCTCGCCGACTCGCTGGTGATCGTCTCCTCCGGCTCGATCGACGGCGCCCGCAGCGCGTCGGCGACGCTGGACTGGCTGGACGCGCACGGCTACCGGGACCTGGTCGCCCGCTCCGTCGCGGTGATCAACTCGGTGCGCCCGCGCTCCGGCAAGGTGGACCTGGACAAGCTGGCCGAGCACTTCGCCTCGCGCTGCCGCGCGGTCTGCATGATCCCGTTCGACCCGCACCTGGAGGAGGGCGCGGAGATCGAGCTGGACCGGCTCGCCCCGGAGACCCGCCTGGCCATGCTGGAGCTCGGCGCTGTCGTCGCCGACGACTTCCCGCACGCGGTGGCCAGGGCCCGCTCCAGCTGA
- the ccsB gene encoding c-type cytochrome biogenesis protein CcsB, producing MMVNPNLATFSDWSFNSALAIYLVVLVLHAAEYGFTRNPDRKRELVGAGGPEIAPEPVTTITHGRTLPERLGRTAVALTVLAAGLHAVSLVLRGLATQRVPWGNMYEFGSAICLVAVVSWLVVLRKHDVRHIGAFVMLPMLLLLFVAGKLLYVEAAPLMPALRSYWITIHVSAAILASGVFLVSGVASVLYLIRLPHEANPERFATMGPKLPTAAALDRLSYRLTVFAFPIFTFGIIAGAIWAESAWGRYWGWDPKETVSFIAWVIYAGYLHARATAGWRGSRSALVNVLGFLTMIFNLFFVNLVTTGLHSYAGV from the coding sequence CTGATGGTCAACCCGAACCTCGCGACGTTCAGCGACTGGTCGTTCAACAGCGCGCTGGCCATCTACCTGGTCGTGCTGGTGCTGCACGCGGCGGAGTACGGCTTCACCCGCAACCCGGACCGCAAGCGCGAGCTCGTCGGGGCGGGCGGCCCGGAGATCGCGCCCGAGCCGGTCACCACCATCACCCACGGCCGCACGCTGCCCGAGCGCCTCGGCCGCACCGCGGTCGCGCTGACCGTGCTCGCGGCCGGGCTGCACGCCGTGTCGCTGGTGCTGCGCGGGCTCGCCACGCAGCGGGTGCCCTGGGGCAACATGTACGAGTTCGGCTCGGCGATCTGCCTGGTCGCCGTCGTCTCGTGGCTGGTGGTGCTGCGCAAGCACGACGTGCGGCACATCGGCGCCTTCGTGATGCTGCCGATGCTGCTGCTGCTGTTCGTCGCGGGGAAGCTGCTCTACGTCGAGGCCGCCCCGCTGATGCCCGCGCTGCGCTCGTACTGGATCACCATCCACGTGTCGGCCGCGATCCTCGCCAGCGGCGTCTTCCTCGTCTCCGGTGTCGCGTCGGTGCTCTACCTGATCCGGTTGCCGCACGAGGCGAACCCGGAGCGCTTCGCGACGATGGGGCCGAAGCTGCCCACCGCCGCCGCGCTGGACCGGCTGTCCTACCGGCTGACCGTCTTCGCGTTCCCGATCTTCACGTTCGGGATCATCGCGGGAGCGATCTGGGCCGAGTCGGCGTGGGGGCGCTACTGGGGCTGGGACCCCAAGGAAACCGTGTCCTTCATCGCCTGGGTGATCTACGCCGGGTACCTGCACGCGCGGGCCACCGCGGGCTGGCGGGGTTCACGTTCGGCCTTGGTCAACGTGCTCGGTTTCCTCACGATGATCTTCAACCTGTTCTTCGTGAACCTGGTGACGACGGGCCTGCACTCGTACGCGGGCGTGTGA
- the resB gene encoding cytochrome c biogenesis protein ResB yields MATIAFLRNTWRGLTSMRTALILLFLLALAALPGALLPQRLTAGDKVAKYFQDNPDLAPALDRMGLFNVFGSVWFSAIYVLLFISLVGCLVPRTAEYFKQMRAEPVLTPRNLARLPHHAKSTVDSSPEDVVAAARARLRGWRTEVRVEDDGAHTISAEKGFLREAGNLVFHFALMGMLVAIAFGKMFGFEGQVIIHSGDRQGFCNSGIYAYDSFRPGLRVDGTELTPFCVRVDDFEATFLHNGQADSFHANVSYQDADDLETGTWRQSGLEVNSPLRLAGGTVYLLGHGYSPRFTVTFPDGQKRTEATQWRTMNTVTLLSEGATKFDPPGVTDPEKRRTGQLAVTGLFAPTAAFEGTLMTSVFPDLRDPAVAVDVMRGDLGNESGKGQSIFEIDKSMVDSGRLKKVARKNLRIGEEIALDDGTKIRFDGVGRWVGVQVGYDPGRLGVLIAGVLVLGGLGASLSIKRRRVWLRATPAPEGAESARTVVEVGGLARTDQAGYGEEFTTLAADLLRPGKER; encoded by the coding sequence ATGGCCACCATCGCGTTCCTGCGCAACACCTGGCGCGGCCTGACGAGCATGCGGACGGCGCTGATCCTGCTGTTCCTGCTCGCGCTCGCGGCCCTTCCGGGGGCACTGCTGCCGCAGCGGCTCACCGCGGGCGACAAGGTCGCGAAGTACTTCCAGGACAACCCGGACCTGGCCCCGGCGCTGGACCGGATGGGCCTGTTCAACGTCTTCGGCAGCGTCTGGTTCTCCGCGATCTACGTGCTGCTGTTCATCTCGCTGGTCGGCTGCCTGGTCCCGCGCACCGCGGAGTACTTCAAGCAGATGCGGGCCGAGCCGGTGCTCACCCCCCGCAACCTCGCGCGGCTGCCGCACCATGCGAAGTCCACTGTGGACAGTTCGCCGGAGGACGTGGTCGCCGCGGCCCGCGCGCGGTTGCGCGGCTGGCGCACCGAGGTCCGCGTCGAGGACGACGGTGCGCACACGATCAGCGCGGAGAAGGGCTTCCTGCGCGAGGCGGGCAACCTCGTCTTCCACTTCGCGCTGATGGGCATGCTGGTCGCGATCGCCTTCGGCAAGATGTTCGGCTTCGAGGGCCAGGTGATCATCCACTCCGGGGACCGGCAGGGCTTCTGCAACTCCGGCATCTACGCCTACGACAGCTTCCGGCCGGGCCTGCGGGTCGACGGCACCGAGCTGACGCCGTTCTGCGTGCGGGTGGACGACTTCGAAGCCACGTTCCTGCACAACGGGCAGGCCGACAGCTTCCACGCCAACGTGTCCTACCAGGACGCCGACGACCTGGAGACCGGGACCTGGCGGCAGTCCGGGCTGGAGGTCAACAGCCCGCTGCGGCTCGCGGGCGGCACGGTGTACCTGCTCGGCCACGGCTACTCGCCGCGCTTCACGGTCACCTTCCCGGACGGCCAGAAGCGGACCGAGGCGACCCAGTGGCGGACGATGAACACCGTCACGCTGCTCTCCGAGGGCGCGACGAAGTTCGACCCGCCCGGCGTCACCGATCCGGAGAAGCGGCGCACCGGCCAGCTCGCGGTCACCGGCCTGTTCGCGCCGACCGCCGCCTTCGAGGGCACCCTGATGACCTCGGTCTTCCCCGACCTGCGCGATCCGGCCGTCGCGGTGGACGTCATGCGCGGTGACCTCGGCAACGAGTCCGGCAAGGGGCAGTCCATCTTCGAGATCGACAAGTCCATGGTGGACAGCGGGCGGCTGAAGAAGGTGGCAAGGAAGAACCTGCGGATCGGCGAGGAGATCGCGCTCGACGACGGCACGAAGATCCGCTTCGACGGTGTCGGGCGCTGGGTCGGCGTGCAGGTCGGCTACGACCCGGGCAGGCTCGGCGTGCTGATCGCCGGCGTGCTGGTGCTCGGTGGCCTCGGCGCCTCGCTGAGCATCAAGCGGCGGCGCGTGTGGCTGCGCGCCACCCCCGCGCCGGAAGGCGCCGAAAGCGCACGTACCGTGGTCGAGGTCGGTGGCTTGGCCCGCACCGACCAGGCCGGTTACGGCGAGGAGTTCACCACGCTCGCCGCGGATCTCCTGCGGCCCGGGAAGGAACGCTGA
- a CDS encoding cytochrome c biogenesis CcdA family protein, protein MSPTDIAMSGPLLLAVAVALLAGTVSFASPCCIPLVPGYLAYLAGLVGSDAPAVEADEAPKTGRWRVVLAALLFVAGFTVVFGLTTILVLGLSDAVNDNVGLLQRIGGVVTIAMGLVFMGLVPGLQRDVRIHRQPSGKRGLWGAPLLGAVFGLGWTPCLSPTLIGVIALATSTSVGPTTLRGVVLVLAYCIGLGLPFVLLALGARWALRSAGWLRKHTRGVQLTGGVLLVVVGLMLVTGTWAYLVQWLQTTLISTTELPI, encoded by the coding sequence GTGAGCCCCACCGACATCGCGATGTCCGGCCCGTTGTTGCTGGCTGTCGCGGTCGCACTGCTCGCGGGGACGGTCTCCTTCGCCTCGCCGTGCTGCATCCCCCTGGTGCCCGGCTACCTCGCCTACCTCGCGGGGCTCGTGGGCTCGGACGCCCCCGCGGTCGAGGCTGACGAAGCGCCGAAGACGGGCCGCTGGCGCGTGGTGCTGGCGGCGTTGCTGTTCGTCGCGGGCTTCACGGTCGTCTTCGGGCTCACCACGATCCTCGTGCTCGGCCTGTCCGACGCGGTGAACGACAACGTCGGGCTGCTGCAGCGCATCGGCGGCGTCGTGACCATCGCGATGGGCCTGGTGTTCATGGGCCTGGTCCCCGGGCTCCAGCGAGATGTGCGGATCCACCGTCAGCCGAGCGGGAAGCGCGGCCTCTGGGGGGCTCCGCTGCTGGGCGCGGTGTTCGGCCTGGGGTGGACGCCGTGCCTCAGCCCGACGCTCATCGGTGTGATCGCGTTGGCGACGAGCACCTCCGTGGGACCGACCACGCTGCGCGGTGTCGTGCTGGTGCTGGCCTACTGCATCGGCCTGGGGTTGCCGTTCGTCCTGCTGGCGCTCGGAGCGCGCTGGGCGCTGCGGAGCGCGGGCTGGCTGCGCAAGCACACCAGGGGAGTCCAGCTCACCGGCGGCGTGCTGCTCGTCGTCGTCGGCCTGATGCTGGTGACCGGCACCTGGGCCTACCTCGTGCAGTGGTTGCAGACCACGCTCATCAGCACCACGGAGTTGCCGATCTGA
- a CDS encoding TlpA disulfide reductase family protein — translation MRRLLVALSLLLVAGCGGASASDEFSFVAPGGQTKIFYDVPDRKRLAPIEGESLLEEGKTIKVSEYRDQVVVLNIWGAWCVACRTEADDLERVYRQTKDSGVAFLGIDVKDPSRTAPADFLRDRKVTYPSIYDPAGRSLLPLRNYPRNIVPSTIVLDRQHRVAAILLTDLLDTDLLPVVQRIAAEPR, via the coding sequence ATGAGGCGGCTTCTCGTCGCGCTGTCGTTGCTGCTGGTCGCGGGCTGCGGCGGGGCGTCCGCCTCCGACGAGTTCAGCTTCGTCGCGCCCGGCGGGCAGACCAAGATCTTCTACGACGTGCCGGACCGCAAGCGGCTCGCGCCGATCGAGGGCGAGAGCCTGCTGGAGGAGGGCAAGACGATCAAGGTCTCGGAGTACCGGGACCAGGTCGTCGTGCTCAACATCTGGGGCGCCTGGTGCGTGGCCTGCCGGACCGAGGCCGACGACCTGGAGCGGGTGTACCGGCAGACCAAGGACTCCGGCGTGGCCTTCCTCGGCATCGACGTGAAGGACCCGTCACGCACCGCGCCCGCCGACTTCCTCCGGGACCGCAAGGTCACCTACCCGTCGATCTACGACCCGGCGGGCCGGTCGCTGCTGCCGCTGCGGAACTACCCGCGCAACATCGTGCCGTCGACGATCGTGCTGGACCGGCAGCACCGGGTCGCGGCGATCCTGCTCACCGACCTCCTCGACACCGACCTGCTCCCGGTCGTCCAGCGCATCGCCGCCGAACCCCGCTGA
- a CDS encoding histidine phosphatase family protein translates to MRHGEVYNPQGILYGRLPGFRLSGAGQQQAKLVAEFLADHDIVHVVASPLERAQQTARPLVESHHLELATDDRLIESENKFEGMRVAVGDGALRSPAHWPKLYNPFRPSWGEPYFKIAHRMLGAVQRARAIAAGHEAVVVSHQLPIWTLRRFLEGKRLWHDPRRRQCSLASLTSLVFEDEQLVRIVYAEPVGKTDPRVTGA, encoded by the coding sequence ATGCGGCACGGCGAGGTCTACAACCCGCAGGGCATCCTCTACGGCCGCCTCCCCGGGTTCCGCCTCTCCGGTGCGGGCCAGCAACAGGCCAAGCTCGTCGCGGAGTTCCTCGCCGACCACGACATCGTGCACGTGGTCGCCTCGCCGCTGGAGCGCGCGCAGCAGACCGCGCGCCCGCTGGTGGAGTCGCACCACCTGGAGCTGGCCACCGACGACCGGCTGATCGAGTCGGAGAACAAGTTCGAGGGCATGCGGGTCGCCGTCGGCGACGGGGCGCTGCGCTCGCCCGCGCACTGGCCCAAGCTGTACAACCCGTTCCGCCCGTCCTGGGGCGAGCCGTACTTCAAGATCGCGCACCGGATGCTCGGCGCCGTGCAGCGCGCGCGGGCGATCGCGGCGGGGCACGAGGCCGTCGTGGTCTCCCACCAGCTGCCGATCTGGACGCTGCGGCGGTTCCTGGAAGGCAAGCGGCTCTGGCACGACCCCCGGCGGCGGCAGTGCTCGCTGGCCTCGTTGACCTCGCTGGTCTTCGAGGACGAACAGCTCGTGCGGATCGTCTACGCCGAGCCCGTCGGCAAGACCGATCCGAGGGTGACCGGGGCATGA
- the hemL gene encoding glutamate-1-semialdehyde 2,1-aminomutase: MTAHSGSETSAALFKRASAATPGGVNSPVRAFHSVGGTPRFMVRGEGPHLFDADGNRYVDLVASWGPMILGHAHPAVVEAVQRAASSGLSFGTPTEGEIELAEELIARVAPVEQVRLVNSGTEATMSAIRLARGFTGRRKVIKFAGCYHGHVDALLAQAGSGVATLGLPTTPGVTGAQAEDTLVLAYNDLDAVRAAFAAHGADIACVITEAAPGNMGAVAPEPGFNAGLRELCHANGALLIMDEVMTGFRVSSAGWFGVEGVAGDLYTFGKVMSGGLPAAAFGGRADVMARLAPAGPVYQAGTLSGNPVAVAAGLATLRAADAEVYQALDRNARKLGLLFTDALTAEGVPHRVQYAGNLVSVFFTEEPVRDYEGAKAADTWRFPPFFHALLERGVYAPPSAFEAWFVSAALDDDAFDVITEALPHAAAAAAAARKPEEDKA; encoded by the coding sequence GTGACCGCACACTCCGGTTCCGAGACCTCCGCCGCCCTGTTCAAGCGCGCGTCCGCCGCGACCCCGGGCGGGGTGAACTCGCCGGTCCGCGCCTTCCACTCGGTGGGTGGGACACCGAGGTTCATGGTCCGCGGCGAGGGGCCGCACCTGTTCGACGCGGACGGCAACCGCTACGTGGACCTGGTCGCGTCGTGGGGTCCGATGATCCTGGGGCACGCGCACCCGGCGGTGGTCGAGGCCGTGCAGCGCGCCGCCTCCTCGGGGCTGTCCTTCGGCACGCCGACCGAGGGCGAGATCGAGCTGGCCGAGGAACTGATCGCCCGCGTCGCGCCCGTCGAGCAGGTCCGCCTGGTCAACTCCGGCACCGAGGCGACGATGAGCGCGATCCGCCTCGCCCGCGGGTTCACCGGGCGCCGCAAGGTGATCAAGTTCGCCGGGTGCTACCACGGGCACGTGGACGCGCTGCTGGCCCAGGCGGGCTCCGGCGTCGCCACGCTCGGCCTGCCGACCACGCCCGGTGTGACCGGCGCCCAGGCCGAGGACACGCTCGTGCTGGCCTACAACGACCTCGACGCGGTGCGGGCGGCCTTCGCCGCGCACGGCGCCGACATCGCCTGCGTGATCACCGAGGCCGCGCCGGGCAACATGGGCGCCGTCGCGCCGGAGCCGGGCTTCAACGCCGGGCTGCGCGAGCTGTGCCACGCCAACGGCGCGTTGCTGATCATGGACGAGGTGATGACCGGCTTCCGCGTCTCCTCGGCGGGCTGGTTCGGCGTCGAGGGCGTCGCGGGCGACCTCTACACCTTCGGCAAGGTCATGTCCGGCGGACTGCCCGCCGCGGCGTTCGGCGGCCGCGCCGACGTGATGGCCAGGCTCGCCCCCGCGGGCCCCGTCTACCAGGCGGGCACGCTGTCCGGGAACCCCGTCGCGGTGGCCGCAGGCCTGGCCACGCTGCGCGCCGCCGACGCCGAGGTCTACCAGGCGCTCGACCGCAACGCCCGCAAGCTCGGGCTGCTGTTCACCGACGCGCTCACCGCGGAGGGCGTCCCGCACCGCGTGCAGTACGCGGGCAACCTGGTCAGCGTGTTCTTCACCGAGGAGCCGGTGCGCGACTACGAGGGCGCGAAGGCCGCGGACACCTGGCGCTTCCCGCCGTTCTTCCACGCGCTGCTGGAGCGCGGGGTGTACGCGCCGCCGAGCGCCTTCGAGGCCTGGTTCGTCTCCGCCGCGCTCGATGACGACGCGTTCGACGTGATCACCGAAGCCCTGCCGCACGCGGCCGCCGCGGCAGCCGCCGCGCGCAAGCCCGAGGAGGACAAGGCGTGA
- a CDS encoding sensor histidine kinase has translation MRRSLRWFRGGLDRVPLRSQLVVGLSVLVAGGMVGMGLLAVTAVQNNLVDQVDRGLAQIDTSRLDLKPPGRPSSGSPRAQLPGTFLVQAVDPTGRVLGELRMVDARFQGSPVLADALPSAAGLLTVPSTMDGKRWRVLVRDTGNGRILATASTLDELDDVVEALEITLLAIGGIVLTLLGALGQALVRVSLRPLGEVQETARRIADGDLSSRVPVRPENTEVGELAAALNTMLVRIEDSFRAQQRSEEAARRSEERMRRFVADASHELRTPLTSIRGYAELYRQGAATDPEQPLRRIEDEAERMGLLVDDLLLLARLDQQRERRDDLVDLAVLAVDAVADARAVDPGRPVRLKLGDGSGLTVRGDEDRLRQVLANLVGNALRHTPGDVPVEIGVRADGEDVVLSVTDSGPGLAPEDAERIFERFYRVDSGRSRSRGGGTGLGLAIVAAIVASHGGEVGVRTAPGEGASFLVRLRGARHGGS, from the coding sequence ATGCGCCGGTCGTTGCGCTGGTTCCGCGGCGGGCTGGACCGCGTTCCGCTGCGGTCGCAGCTCGTGGTGGGCCTGTCCGTGCTGGTGGCGGGCGGCATGGTCGGGATGGGACTGCTGGCGGTGACCGCCGTGCAGAACAACCTCGTCGACCAGGTCGATCGCGGGCTCGCGCAGATCGACACGAGCCGCCTCGACCTCAAACCGCCGGGCCGGCCGTCGTCCGGGAGCCCGCGCGCGCAGCTGCCGGGCACCTTCCTGGTCCAGGCCGTCGACCCCACCGGGCGCGTGCTCGGCGAGCTGCGGATGGTCGACGCCCGGTTCCAGGGCAGCCCGGTCCTCGCGGACGCGCTGCCGAGTGCGGCTGGACTGCTCACTGTACCGTCCACAATGGACGGAAAGCGGTGGCGGGTTCTGGTGCGGGACACCGGGAACGGCCGCATCCTGGCGACGGCGTCCACTTTGGACGAGTTGGACGACGTCGTGGAGGCGCTGGAGATCACGCTGCTGGCGATCGGCGGCATCGTGCTCACCCTGCTCGGCGCGCTCGGTCAGGCGCTGGTCCGGGTGAGCCTGCGACCGCTCGGCGAGGTGCAGGAGACCGCCCGCCGGATCGCCGACGGTGACCTGTCCAGCAGGGTTCCGGTGCGGCCGGAGAACACCGAGGTCGGCGAGCTGGCCGCGGCGCTCAACACGATGCTGGTGCGGATCGAGGACTCCTTCCGCGCGCAGCAACGGTCCGAGGAGGCGGCACGGCGCTCCGAGGAACGGATGCGGCGGTTCGTCGCCGACGCCAGCCACGAGCTGCGCACCCCGTTGACCTCGATCCGGGGCTACGCCGAGCTGTACCGGCAGGGCGCGGCGACCGATCCCGAGCAACCGTTGCGGCGCATCGAGGACGAAGCGGAGCGCATGGGGCTGCTCGTCGACGACCTGCTCCTGCTCGCCCGCCTCGACCAGCAACGAGAGCGGCGCGACGATCTCGTCGACCTGGCCGTGCTCGCGGTCGACGCCGTGGCCGACGCGCGAGCGGTCGACCCCGGGCGGCCGGTGCGGCTGAAGCTGGGGGACGGGAGCGGGCTCACCGTGCGCGGCGACGAGGACCGGCTGCGCCAGGTGCTGGCGAACCTCGTGGGCAACGCGCTGCGGCACACGCCCGGTGACGTGCCGGTGGAGATCGGGGTGCGGGCGGACGGCGAAGACGTCGTGCTGAGCGTGACCGACAGCGGCCCCGGCCTCGCTCCGGAGGACGCTGAACGGATCTTCGAGCGCTTCTACCGGGTGGACTCGGGACGGAGCCGGAGTCGCGGCGGCGGAACGGGTCTGGGGCTGGCCATCGTGGCCGCGATCGTGGCTTCGCACGGCGGAGAGGTCGGTGTGCGGACCGCTCCCGGCGAAGGCGCGAGTTTCCTGGTTCGGTTGCGTGGGGCACGTCACGGGGGCTCGTGA
- a CDS encoding response regulator transcription factor, with amino-acid sequence MADDRVRVLVVDDEPAIRDLLAASLGYAGFRVRTASDGADALTLAESDPPDLVVLDVMLPDMSGFEVISALRGTGGRVPVLFLTARDAAEDKVTGLTLGGDDYVTKPFSLEEVIARVHAVLRRSRGASPERSRVLCCADLELDEDAYVVRRAGEPVRLSPTEFKLLHFLLANAGKVLSKAAILDAVWRYDFNGEAGVVESYISYLRRKVDSTQPRLIHTVRGIGYVLREPPWSR; translated from the coding sequence GTGGCCGACGACAGGGTGCGCGTGCTCGTCGTCGATGACGAGCCTGCGATCCGGGACCTGCTCGCCGCCAGCCTCGGCTACGCCGGGTTCCGGGTCCGCACCGCCTCCGACGGAGCCGACGCGCTGACCCTCGCCGAGTCGGACCCGCCCGATCTCGTCGTGCTGGACGTGATGCTGCCGGACATGAGCGGCTTCGAGGTGATCAGCGCGCTGCGCGGCACCGGCGGCCGGGTTCCGGTGCTGTTCCTGACCGCGCGCGACGCCGCCGAGGACAAGGTCACCGGGCTCACCCTCGGCGGCGACGACTACGTGACCAAGCCGTTCAGCCTCGAAGAGGTGATCGCCAGGGTGCACGCGGTGCTCCGCCGCAGCCGCGGTGCGAGCCCGGAACGGTCCCGGGTGCTGTGCTGCGCCGATCTGGAACTGGACGAGGACGCGTACGTGGTGCGCCGCGCGGGCGAGCCGGTGCGGTTGTCGCCGACCGAGTTCAAACTGCTGCACTTCCTGCTCGCCAACGCGGGCAAGGTGCTGTCGAAGGCCGCGATCCTGGACGCGGTGTGGCGCTACGACTTCAACGGCGAGGCCGGGGTCGTCGAGTCCTACATCTCCTACCTCCGCAGGAAGGTCGACTCGACGCAGCCACGGCTGATCCACACCGTGCGCGGGATCGGCTACGTGCTGCGCGAGCCGCCCTGGTCGCGGTGA